A DNA window from Flavisolibacter ginsenosidimutans contains the following coding sequences:
- the pnuC gene encoding nicotinamide riboside transporter PnuC — translation MQDFFQQVIANLKNTSLLEFIAVVSGIVSVWFSRKENIWVYPTGLINTVIYIYLSLQAHLVGEASVNFYYTVMSIYGWWLWARKDVSHKPLVHITFSNKTEWLQEIIFFVFFYVTLFFILTYLRRSFPGVIPWADAFASATAYTGMWLMARKKVESWWWWILTNAASIPLYYVKGLAFTSVYYIVLLVMAVFGLIEWKRRAKESRNAFEFETA, via the coding sequence ATGCAGGATTTCTTTCAGCAAGTAATCGCGAATCTTAAAAACACGTCGCTTCTTGAATTCATCGCGGTGGTGTCGGGCATCGTTAGCGTGTGGTTTTCGCGAAAAGAAAACATCTGGGTCTATCCAACGGGGCTGATCAATACCGTTATCTATATCTACCTCAGTTTACAAGCGCACCTCGTTGGCGAAGCCAGCGTAAATTTTTATTACACCGTGATGAGCATTTACGGCTGGTGGCTGTGGGCCCGCAAGGACGTGTCGCACAAGCCGCTTGTGCACATTACGTTCTCCAATAAAACAGAATGGTTACAGGAAATCATCTTCTTTGTTTTCTTTTACGTGACGCTGTTTTTTATCCTTACGTATTTGCGGCGTTCTTTTCCCGGCGTTATTCCCTGGGCCGATGCGTTTGCCTCGGCAACGGCTTACACTGGCATGTGGCTGATGGCAAGAAAAAAAGTAGAAAGCTGGTGGTGGTGGATCCTGACCAACGCGGCCAGCATTCCGTTGTACTACGTAAAAGGATTGGCGTTTACGAGTGTATATTACATTGTGTTGTTGGTGATGGCCGTATTTGGTTTGATAGAATGGAAACGACGGGCAAAGGAAAGCCGCAACGCATTTGAATTTGAAACGGCATGA
- a CDS encoding M23 family metallopeptidase: protein MKVFVLLLFAALSSCAVLQSNEFISRAVILAGNHNNVYFLPYESGTAHYVVQGYESLFSHHGDFAIDFKMKPGTKVMAARSGVVVFVRQSTARGGVGKRYAGTGNGVTVKHSDCSFAHYWHLQQNGALVSVGDSVEQGQCIGLSGSTGFSAFPHLHFEVTRALQKKRTSFPVPFLTEKGAKFLQPLRRYKAM, encoded by the coding sequence ATGAAAGTTTTCGTGCTTTTGCTCTTTGCCGCTCTTTCTTCTTGTGCCGTTCTGCAGAGCAACGAGTTTATTTCACGTGCCGTAATCCTCGCAGGCAATCACAACAACGTTTACTTTCTTCCTTACGAAAGCGGCACGGCGCATTACGTTGTGCAGGGTTATGAATCGCTCTTTTCTCACCACGGCGACTTTGCCATTGATTTTAAAATGAAGCCCGGAACAAAAGTGATGGCCGCAAGAAGCGGCGTGGTGGTGTTTGTACGGCAAAGCACGGCCCGCGGCGGCGTTGGCAAACGGTACGCTGGCACCGGCAACGGCGTTACCGTTAAACACAGCGACTGCAGCTTTGCACACTACTGGCATTTGCAACAAAATGGCGCCCTCGTTTCCGTAGGCGACAGCGTTGAACAAGGCCAATGCATTGGCCTTAGCGGTAGCACAGGCTTTAGTGCGTTTCCGCATTTGCATTTTGAAGTCACCCGTGCGTTGCAAAAAAAGCGAACCTCGTTTCCGGTTCCTTTTTTAACCGAAAAGGGCGCGAAATTTTTGCAGCCGCTTCGCCGGTATAAAGCAATGTGA
- a CDS encoding AI-2E family transporter translates to MGIFRNTSTSVVFAKMANPLLCFVLTVAILYFGQHVLVPLAFSCLLAILLSSPSRKLERLGVSRGFAGMICLLVTLIVFFVVFYFISSSVVSFKNDFPAMMKNMQEAIGNLQLWLEEKFHLSTDKVHELFNSSASDMLPSTSVILNKALGTVSGGFLTMLIVFLQTFLLLLYRSLIVRFFIYTFADEFSGRIYNIFERIKYVIRSYIVGLAIEMAVVAIAYSGILFILGVKYALLLGVIGALLNLIPYIGIFIACIITALVTFSTNHASTVVWATVGILVIHLTDSNILLPRIVGSKVRINALATILGVIIGGAIWGIPGMFLAVPIMAIVKVIFEDTPPLFSLAILMDDNGEMETKEKNIKKIVKKVKSATQNKKASTDK, encoded by the coding sequence ATGGGCATTTTCCGAAATACATCTACCTCTGTTGTGTTTGCTAAAATGGCAAACCCGCTGCTTTGCTTTGTGCTTACGGTTGCTATTCTTTATTTCGGACAGCATGTGCTTGTACCGCTTGCCTTTTCCTGCCTGCTTGCCATTTTGCTTTCTTCGCCAAGCCGCAAGCTGGAGCGTTTGGGTGTTTCCAGGGGCTTTGCCGGCATGATTTGCCTCTTGGTAACACTCATTGTTTTCTTTGTTGTTTTTTACTTTATTTCTTCTTCCGTCGTGTCGTTTAAGAACGATTTTCCGGCGATGATGAAAAACATGCAGGAGGCCATCGGCAACCTGCAACTCTGGCTCGAAGAAAAGTTTCATCTCAGCACCGATAAGGTGCACGAACTTTTTAATTCATCTGCTTCCGACATGCTTCCTTCCACCTCTGTCATCCTTAACAAAGCACTGGGCACTGTCTCGGGCGGTTTTCTTACCATGCTCATTGTTTTCCTGCAAACCTTTTTATTGCTTTTGTACCGCAGCTTAATTGTTCGGTTTTTCATTTACACCTTTGCCGATGAGTTCAGTGGCCGCATCTACAACATCTTTGAGCGGATTAAATACGTTATCCGCAGCTACATCGTTGGTTTGGCTATTGAGATGGCCGTAGTGGCCATTGCTTACTCCGGAATCTTGTTTATACTGGGTGTAAAATATGCTTTGCTTTTAGGGGTCATTGGCGCTTTGCTTAACCTCATTCCCTATATCGGAATTTTCATCGCCTGCATTATCACGGCGCTTGTTACGTTCAGCACCAACCATGCGTCAACGGTTGTTTGGGCTACGGTAGGCATTCTCGTGATTCATTTAACGGACTCCAATATTTTACTGCCGCGCATTGTCGGTTCCAAAGTGCGCATCAATGCCTTGGCAACGATTCTTGGCGTCATTATCGGCGGAGCCATTTGGGGCATACCGGGCATGTTCCTTGCCGTACCCATTATGGCCATTGTGAAAGTTATTTTTGAAGACACGCCGCCCCTGTTTTCCCTGGCTATTTTAATGGACGATAACGGCGAAATGGAAACAAAGGAAAAAAACATCAAAAAGATCGTGAAGAAGGTGAAGAGCGCAACGCAAAACAAAAAAGCATCCACGGATAAGTGA
- a CDS encoding NifU family protein: MIKTGNPIISIYTEMTPNPETMKFVANKLLYPGKSADFQEVESAKPSPLANELFGFPFIKSVFIASNFVTLTKTPETDWNDVIPSIRQFLKEYLEEGKPVINEDELATVKQESSNEVAADDDDVVKRVKELLENYVKPAVEMDGGAIQFKSYDNGVVNLMLQGSCSGCPSSMITLKAGIEGMMKRMIPEVKEVVAEAE, from the coding sequence ATGATTAAAACAGGCAACCCCATCATCAGCATATACACCGAAATGACGCCCAACCCGGAAACGATGAAGTTTGTGGCAAACAAGCTTCTTTATCCCGGCAAGAGCGCCGATTTTCAGGAAGTGGAAAGCGCCAAGCCCTCGCCACTAGCCAACGAATTGTTTGGTTTTCCTTTTATCAAATCCGTTTTTATCGCGTCCAATTTTGTCACGCTGACAAAAACACCCGAAACCGATTGGAACGATGTCATTCCCAGCATTCGCCAGTTTTTGAAAGAATACCTGGAAGAAGGCAAGCCGGTAATTAACGAAGACGAACTGGCAACCGTAAAACAGGAAAGCAGCAACGAAGTGGCCGCTGACGACGACGACGTGGTAAAACGCGTAAAAGAATTGTTGGAAAATTACGTGAAGCCTGCCGTAGAAATGGACGGTGGCGCCATTCAGTTTAAAAGTTACGACAACGGCGTGGTGAACCTGATGTTGCAGGGTAGTTGCTCGGGTTGTCCTTCTTCGATGATTACATTGAAAGCCGGCATCGAAGGCATGATGAAGCGCATGATTCCGGAAGTGAAAGAAGTAGTAGCTGAAGCAGAATAA
- a CDS encoding MOSC domain-containing protein, with amino-acid sequence MKLLSLNVGKPQEITWDGKTLRTSIFKSAVADERKVSFLNIEGDEQSDLRVHGGVNKAVYAYDVSHYEHWKKLLRRQDWPCGLFGENLTTEGLPDDKVKIGDVYQIGTALMQVVQPRFPCNKLNVRFQLPDMAERFATQRRHGIYFRVVKEGVLKAGDEISLLDPSPFNVTVQQYVDCYYAKGADKTLVDAILSIPFLPESQRRAFTSFA; translated from the coding sequence ATGAAGCTTCTTTCGCTAAACGTAGGCAAGCCGCAGGAAATAACCTGGGACGGCAAAACCCTTCGCACAAGCATTTTTAAAAGCGCCGTTGCGGATGAAAGAAAAGTTTCTTTTTTGAACATCGAAGGCGATGAGCAATCTGACCTTCGCGTGCACGGTGGCGTAAACAAGGCGGTGTACGCATACGACGTTTCGCACTACGAACACTGGAAGAAACTATTGCGGCGGCAAGACTGGCCTTGTGGATTATTTGGCGAAAACCTGACCACGGAAGGCTTGCCCGACGACAAAGTAAAAATTGGCGACGTTTATCAAATCGGAACGGCGCTGATGCAAGTTGTTCAGCCACGCTTTCCCTGCAATAAACTCAACGTTCGTTTCCAGCTACCCGACATGGCGGAACGCTTTGCCACGCAGCGACGCCACGGCATTTATTTCAGGGTGGTAAAGGAAGGTGTTTTAAAAGCCGGCGATGAAATTTCTCTGCTCGATCCTTCGCCGTTTAACGTAACCGTACAGCAATACGTGGATTGCTACTATGCCAAAGGAGCAGACAAAACACTTGTGGATGCAATTCTTTCCATTCCGTTTTTGCCCGAAAGTCAGCGCCGTGCTTTTACGTCTTTCGCTTAA
- the typA gene encoding translational GTPase TypA, translating to MDIRNIAIIAHVDHGKTTLVDKILHATKVFRENQDTGELIMDNNDLERERGITIFSKNAAVEYKGVKINVIDTPGHADFGGEVERVLKMADGVCLLVDAFEGPMPQTRFVLQKALALGLKPIVIINKVDKPNCRPDEVHDAVFELFFNLDATEEQLDFPTFYGSGKNGWFNDSLTQSEDITPLLDGIIKHVPQPKVSEGPLQMQITSLDYSSFLGRIAIGKVARGTVKENQPIALMQDGGVIKKQRVRELYVFEGMGKKKVSEVVAGDLCAVVGLEGFNIGDTIADADNPEALEVISVDEPTMNMQFSINNSPFFGRDGKFVTSRHLRDRLMKETEKNLALRVYDTDSADSFMVYGRGILHLGVLIETMRREGYELTIGQPQVITKEIDGKKHEPFETLVVDVPQEYASKVIDLVTRRKGEMLVMETKGEMQHLEFEIPSRGLLGLRTNMLTNTAGEAVMNHRFSEYKPWKGPIPGRNNGVLIAKDNGTTTGYSLDKLQDRGYFFVDPGEEVYRGQVIGENNKPGDIVVNSNEGKKLTNHRASGSDAATNIAPKREMTLEECMEYIQQDECIEVTPVNIRMRKVILDENERVKQQKRMSAEAV from the coding sequence ATGGATATCAGAAACATCGCAATCATTGCCCACGTTGACCACGGAAAAACTACGCTGGTTGATAAAATTCTTCATGCTACGAAAGTGTTCCGTGAAAACCAGGACACCGGTGAACTCATCATGGACAACAACGACCTCGAACGCGAACGGGGCATTACCATCTTTTCAAAAAACGCCGCGGTAGAATACAAAGGCGTTAAAATAAACGTGATTGACACTCCGGGCCACGCCGACTTTGGCGGGGAGGTAGAACGAGTGTTGAAAATGGCCGACGGCGTTTGTCTGTTGGTGGATGCCTTTGAAGGCCCAATGCCGCAAACCCGTTTTGTATTGCAAAAAGCATTGGCCCTTGGCCTGAAGCCAATCGTTATCATCAACAAAGTGGACAAACCCAATTGCCGCCCGGATGAAGTGCACGATGCGGTGTTTGAACTTTTCTTCAACCTTGATGCGACCGAAGAACAACTTGACTTCCCTACTTTTTACGGTTCGGGCAAGAACGGCTGGTTTAACGACAGCCTTACACAAAGCGAAGACATCACGCCGCTTCTCGACGGCATCATCAAGCACGTTCCGCAGCCAAAAGTATCCGAAGGTCCCTTGCAAATGCAAATCACCTCGCTGGACTATTCTTCTTTCCTTGGCCGTATTGCCATTGGCAAAGTAGCCCGCGGAACGGTAAAAGAAAACCAACCCATTGCGTTAATGCAGGATGGCGGTGTTATTAAAAAACAACGCGTTCGCGAACTGTACGTGTTTGAAGGCATGGGCAAAAAGAAAGTCAGCGAAGTAGTGGCCGGTGACCTTTGCGCCGTTGTTGGCCTGGAAGGCTTCAACATTGGCGATACCATTGCCGATGCGGACAATCCCGAAGCGCTGGAAGTAATCAGCGTGGATGAGCCGACGATGAACATGCAGTTCTCCATCAACAATTCGCCTTTCTTTGGCCGTGACGGAAAGTTTGTTACATCGCGTCACTTGCGTGATCGTTTGATGAAGGAAACAGAAAAGAACCTTGCCTTAAGGGTTTACGATACCGACAGCGCCGACAGCTTTATGGTTTACGGTCGCGGCATCCTGCACTTGGGTGTATTGATTGAAACGATGCGTCGCGAAGGCTATGAACTGACCATTGGCCAGCCGCAGGTGATTACCAAAGAAATCGACGGCAAAAAGCACGAGCCCTTTGAAACGCTTGTTGTGGACGTGCCGCAGGAATACGCTTCAAAAGTAATTGACCTGGTTACCCGCCGCAAGGGCGAAATGCTGGTAATGGAAACCAAGGGCGAGATGCAGCACCTGGAGTTTGAAATTCCGTCCCGCGGATTGCTTGGTTTGCGTACAAACATGCTGACCAATACCGCCGGCGAAGCCGTAATGAACCATCGCTTCTCGGAATACAAACCCTGGAAAGGTCCCATTCCGGGCCGCAACAACGGTGTTTTGATTGCGAAAGACAACGGCACAACAACCGGTTATTCGCTGGATAAATTACAGGACCGCGGGTACTTTTTTGTTGATCCGGGCGAGGAAGTTTATCGCGGACAGGTGATTGGCGAAAACAACAAGCCGGGCGACATTGTGGTGAACTCAAACGAAGGAAAAAAATTAACCAACCACCGCGCCTCCGGTTCCGATGCGGCTACCAATATTGCACCCAAGAGAGAGATGACGCTGGAAGAATGCATGGAGTACATTCAGCAGGACGAGTGCATTGAAGTTACACCGGTAAACATACGGATGCGCAAAGTGATACTTGACGAAAACGAGAGAGTAAAACAGCAAAAGCGCATGAGCGCCGAAGCGGTATAA
- a CDS encoding aryl-sulfate sulfotransferase, with the protein MRQICTAFTLVLALFFTSCTREHLAGNGVTILSNPTDGQIVLSTFSSNYKLPGSLTVLDKYGNTLSQKATPTAAINFQKWQVNGKTRYSYMEYDTTAVALSQGLWPTTAVVLNENFQEIKRLRLLPYDGRTASDPTAIDGHEFIYLDDNHFITLAGFQKTVSNIPASLNPVANCKVVASVIQEIQDDKVVWEWDGTNYPELYQQSVEGNAFSNGNVLHDYVHMNSVFVDPTDNNLICSLRNLNQIIKISRTDGHIIWRLGGTNSNFLMTPGMKFLRQHSATLTDNNNTLLLVDNGEATERPYSRIVEFQLNQVEKTIGSFREFTVPQNTFIQYMGSVQKKGDTYFIGCGSAAKILEVNYVTNKINFLMNLPNNSYRSLKD; encoded by the coding sequence ATGAGACAGATTTGCACTGCTTTCACTCTTGTGCTGGCCTTATTTTTTACAAGCTGCACAAGAGAACACCTGGCGGGTAACGGCGTTACCATTCTTTCTAATCCCACAGATGGTCAAATTGTTCTTTCTACCTTTTCCTCTAATTACAAGTTACCCGGAAGTTTGACGGTGTTAGATAAATACGGCAATACCCTATCGCAGAAAGCGACTCCAACGGCAGCCATCAATTTTCAGAAATGGCAAGTGAACGGTAAAACCCGATACAGCTACATGGAGTATGACACAACCGCTGTAGCACTTTCGCAAGGTCTTTGGCCGACTACGGCTGTTGTACTGAATGAAAACTTTCAGGAAATTAAGCGGTTAAGACTTTTGCCTTACGACGGACGAACGGCATCCGATCCGACTGCAATTGACGGACACGAATTCATTTATCTTGATGACAACCATTTCATCACCCTTGCCGGCTTTCAAAAAACGGTGAGCAACATACCGGCCTCGTTAAATCCCGTGGCTAATTGCAAAGTAGTGGCTTCTGTGATCCAGGAAATTCAAGACGATAAAGTAGTATGGGAATGGGACGGAACGAATTACCCCGAGCTTTACCAGCAAAGCGTTGAAGGAAACGCTTTTAGCAACGGCAATGTTTTGCACGATTATGTGCACATGAATTCTGTATTTGTTGACCCAACCGACAACAATCTTATTTGTTCTCTGCGTAACCTAAACCAGATCATTAAAATTAGCCGAACAGACGGCCACATTATTTGGCGCCTGGGTGGTACGAACAGTAATTTTCTTATGACACCCGGGATGAAATTTTTAAGGCAACACAGTGCAACTTTAACCGATAACAACAATACCTTGTTGTTAGTAGATAACGGCGAAGCAACTGAAAGGCCTTATTCAAGAATTGTGGAGTTTCAACTAAACCAAGTGGAAAAAACCATTGGTTCATTCAGAGAGTTTACGGTTCCCCAAAACACTTTTATTCAATACATGGGATCGGTGCAGAAAAAGGGTGATACTTACTTTATTGGCTGTGGCAGCGCTGCAAAAATTCTGGAAGTAAACTACGTTACAAACAAGATTAATTTCCTGATGAATTTGCCAAACAACAGTTACCGGTCATTAAAAGATTAG
- a CDS encoding sulfatase family protein, translating to MKKAWVICCIVLAVANWHCRRSPDGEVNLAGKPNIIFLLADDMRFDALGCTGNKYAITPNIDALAAQGTNFKNSYVTSAICCVSRASLFTGQYAKRHGITDFDKDLPVEALQNTYPSLLRKNGYYTGFIGKYGVGTNLPSWTFDYWKGYPGHGVYFYKDAAGNTVHESTLMGEQAQEFIKNRDKSKPFCLSISFKAPHSEDGVTENNGFRPDPYFNSWYTNIQFPYPDSYEEKFYTCFPARWRKNEQNVQNEGRVRWNMRFSTADKFQTTYHAIYRLVSGVDKVIGELRDYLRANKLDQNTILVFTSDNGYYMGEHGLEGKWFGHEESIRVPLIIYDPRMPQQQKIVEQMVLNIDLAPTILTWADVSVPNKMQGESLQPLLSGSTAKWREDFFYEHPYDGGPSAYIPKSVGLVSPTWKYMRYYNGNNSGKGVIYEELFDVPSDPHEKKNRINEAEQQSLIKMYRWKVGQYEKQLR from the coding sequence ATGAAAAAGGCTTGGGTGATCTGTTGTATCGTTTTGGCAGTTGCAAATTGGCATTGCCGCCGGTCGCCTGACGGTGAGGTTAATCTTGCCGGAAAACCCAACATTATTTTTTTATTGGCCGATGACATGCGCTTCGATGCCTTGGGCTGTACCGGGAACAAATACGCCATTACACCCAATATAGATGCCTTGGCCGCTCAAGGCACTAATTTTAAAAACAGTTACGTAACCTCTGCTATTTGTTGCGTCAGCCGGGCCAGCCTTTTTACCGGCCAGTACGCAAAAAGGCACGGCATTACCGATTTTGACAAAGACCTGCCGGTTGAAGCCTTGCAGAACACCTATCCTTCTCTTCTTCGCAAGAACGGCTACTATACAGGTTTTATCGGCAAATACGGCGTAGGTACAAACTTGCCGTCCTGGACTTTTGATTATTGGAAAGGCTATCCCGGACACGGCGTTTATTTTTACAAAGATGCGGCCGGCAACACCGTGCACGAAAGTACACTCATGGGTGAGCAGGCGCAGGAGTTTATAAAAAACCGCGACAAGTCGAAACCCTTTTGCCTTAGCATTAGTTTTAAAGCGCCGCACAGCGAAGACGGTGTAACCGAAAACAACGGCTTCCGCCCTGATCCCTATTTCAACAGTTGGTACACCAATATTCAGTTCCCGTATCCCGATAGTTACGAAGAAAAGTTTTACACCTGCTTTCCGGCACGCTGGCGCAAAAATGAACAGAACGTGCAAAACGAAGGACGGGTACGTTGGAACATGCGGTTTTCTACGGCCGATAAATTTCAGACGACTTACCACGCCATTTACCGGCTTGTAAGCGGTGTAGATAAAGTAATTGGCGAGTTGCGCGACTACCTGCGGGCAAACAAGCTCGATCAAAACACCATTCTTGTTTTCACCAGCGATAACGGTTATTATATGGGCGAGCACGGCCTTGAAGGAAAATGGTTTGGCCACGAGGAAAGCATTCGCGTTCCGTTGATCATTTATGATCCGCGAATGCCGCAGCAGCAAAAGATCGTGGAGCAAATGGTTTTGAACATTGATTTAGCCCCCACTATTTTAACCTGGGCCGATGTAAGCGTACCGAATAAAATGCAGGGCGAATCTTTACAACCTTTATTAAGCGGAAGCACGGCAAAATGGCGCGAAGATTTTTTTTACGAACACCCTTACGACGGTGGCCCCAGTGCGTATATTCCCAAATCCGTTGGGCTGGTGTCGCCTACGTGGAAATACATGCGCTACTATAACGGCAACAATTCAGGCAAGGGAGTGATTTACGAAGAATTGTTTGACGTTCCATCCGATCCGCACGAAAAGAAAAACCGCATAAATGAAGCTGAACAACAAAGCCTGATAAAAATGTACCGGTGGAAAGTGGGGCAATACGAAAAACAACTTCGCTAA
- a CDS encoding glycosyltransferase, with protein MNQGNYLNITQQLPQGAKILFATFPADGHFNPLTGLAVHLKDQGYDVRWYTSKTYQAKLQKLAIPFYPFDKALEITGDNVDAILPERKQKKSPVAKLNFDIINVFINRGPEYYQDLKAIHQDFAFDLLVADIMFTGIPFVSDLMGIPVVGVGIVPVTKTSKDLPPAGLGMTPSTNIFGRLKQGLLRFVAGNILFAKSNKAMRQVLGGYGIESQTASVFDLMPEKCKLILQTGTPGFEYKRSDFDPKYKYVGPLLPYSVKKAGARWFNEKLTQYKKTVLVTQGTVEKDNSKLLVPTLEALRNTDCLVVVTTGGSDTEKLRRQYGASNVIIEDYIPFDDVMPYADVYVTNGGMGGVQLSIQNNLPMVVAGVHEGKNEICARVGYFHLGINLKTERPSPEQIRKAVEQVVSTPLYKKNVVALSKEFSRYRPNEISERYVRSLLPHTAVLQHERELAESIY; from the coding sequence ATGAACCAAGGCAACTATTTAAACATCACACAACAATTGCCGCAAGGCGCAAAAATTTTATTCGCAACCTTTCCGGCCGACGGCCACTTTAATCCATTAACCGGTTTGGCCGTGCATTTAAAAGATCAGGGCTATGATGTTCGCTGGTACACGTCTAAAACCTACCAGGCGAAACTTCAGAAACTCGCCATTCCTTTCTACCCTTTCGACAAGGCATTGGAAATTACCGGCGATAACGTAGATGCGATTTTACCGGAGCGCAAACAAAAGAAATCGCCGGTGGCAAAACTGAACTTTGACATCATCAACGTGTTCATTAACCGCGGCCCCGAATATTACCAGGATCTCAAAGCCATTCACCAAGACTTTGCCTTTGATTTGCTCGTTGCCGATATCATGTTTACCGGCATCCCGTTCGTAAGCGATTTGATGGGAATACCCGTCGTTGGCGTCGGCATTGTTCCCGTTACCAAAACCAGTAAAGACCTGCCGCCTGCGGGTTTGGGAATGACGCCGTCAACCAACATTTTCGGCCGCCTGAAGCAAGGTTTGCTACGCTTTGTGGCCGGGAATATTTTGTTTGCCAAATCGAACAAAGCCATGCGGCAGGTATTGGGCGGCTACGGCATTGAATCGCAAACGGCTTCGGTATTTGACCTGATGCCTGAAAAGTGTAAGCTCATTTTGCAAACCGGCACGCCGGGCTTTGAGTACAAGCGCAGCGACTTTGACCCGAAATACAAATACGTTGGCCCGCTTCTTCCTTATTCCGTAAAGAAAGCCGGCGCTCGTTGGTTTAACGAGAAGCTGACGCAATACAAAAAAACGGTGCTGGTAACGCAAGGCACGGTGGAAAAAGACAACAGCAAATTGCTGGTGCCAACCCTGGAAGCTTTGCGCAACACGGATTGCCTTGTGGTGGTAACAACGGGCGGCAGCGATACCGAAAAGCTTCGCCGGCAATACGGCGCATCCAACGTCATCATTGAAGATTACATCCCTTTTGACGACGTAATGCCTTATGCCGATGTGTACGTAACCAACGGCGGCATGGGCGGCGTGCAGTTAAGCATTCAAAACAATTTGCCAATGGTTGTTGCCGGTGTGCACGAAGGCAAAAATGAAATTTGCGCACGGGTGGGCTACTTTCACCTGGGCATTAATTTGAAAACCGAACGTCCTTCGCCGGAACAAATCCGAAAGGCCGTAGAGCAGGTGGTAAGCACGCCTTTGTACAAGAAGAACGTTGTGGCATTAAGTAAAGAATTCAGCCGCTACCGTCCCAACGAAATAAGCGAACGCTATGTACGAAGCCTGTTGCCGCACACGGCCGTATTGCAGCACGAAAGAGAACTTGCAGAATCCATCTACTAA